Part of the Antennarius striatus isolate MH-2024 chromosome 6, ASM4005453v1, whole genome shotgun sequence genome, tttttgtgtaGGAAGTGGAAACCCTGACTGCTCACTGGAACCTCTACATCAGTCTTGCTGGCTTCTGTCTTGGACTGCTTGTGGTGCCTCTCCTGGGTTCATGGAGTGACCTTGCAGGTCGCAGAACTGTCCTTATCCTTCCCAACCTGGGCTTGGCCCTCCAAGCAGCGTTTTATCTGGTGGTGATGTACCTAAAGCTGCCAGTGGGCTACTTTCTTGTAGGAAGGCTACTTAGTGGGCTTATGGGTGATTTCAATGCGATTCTGGCTGGCTGTTTCTCACATGTGGCTGATATCAGTGACAGTAAGTCCCTCACCTTCAGAATGGCCATCTTGGAGTCTTGTCTGGGAATTTCAGGAATGCTAGCAAGCATCATTGGCGGACAGTGGAAGCAGGCACAAGGGTAggatttatgtgttgttttacaCTCACATGATCTAAAAATGTCACCTTAACACCAGTGAACTTAACTAAAAAGACAGTACTTGCTGTGTGTGATAACTGGCATTATTTTCTGCCTGTGTTTAGGTACATCAACCCTTTCTGGCTGGTCCTGGCTTCTTACTTGGCTTCGGCTTTGTATGCCTACCTGTTTGTCCGTGAGTCTGTCCAAGTGGATCCCAGTGCCAAGCTCCTTTCCTCCAGACACTATAAAACCGTCTGGCATCTCCTGTCAACAGGAGGCACTTCTGTTGAGGAGGGTGGAAGATTCCACAGATGTAAACTGTGGCTTTACATGCTGTGTTTCTTTCTTGTGCTGACTGTACACTTTGGCAGCAGATCTTTATACGTACTTTATGAACTGAGCTCACCACTGTGCTGGGGACCAACTCTCATTGGCTTTGGATCAGCAGCGCTTCATCTTGTCTATCTTACCAGTCTGCTAGGACTGAAGATCATGCAGCGCTGTCTGGTGGACTCCTGGTTAGCTCTCATGGGTCTGGCCTCCAATATCGCAGGAATGGTGGTCTTCTCTGTAGCTGATACCACCCTGCTCATGTTCGCAGGTGAGAGACTGTGTGGAACAGataattatatactgtattattcaATGTAATATATGTATTATGTATTGTCCGAAAAGCATAGTGTGCCCAATTCAGTTTACCTCTATTTTCGCATTGGCAGCTCTATAAAACAGGTTTGAATGcatgtgttgttttcttttcactttagATACAATAACGTCATTGCGTTAACAGATAGTTATGTTGACAATTTTTGCTCTGCATAGATACAATCTTAAGACAAACTGAGAACAAATCTAGGCAAATGCAAAAACAGTGTATAAATACTGGCAATAGTCACCATTGTAGGATTTCACTCCTTTGTCCCCAGGTTATGGTCTGTGTTTCCTCTCCATGGTCACAACACCTGTGATCAGGTCAAAGCTGTCCAAGTTAGTGGATCCATCAGAACAAGGTCAGGCACTTCatatataaatgtgtaaatatgtttaaaaaaaaatagaaagaaaggaCCCCATTGTAACACATGAAACTGTCCAAGGACTTCACGTTGTGAGGACTGCACTGGGAAAGAtgtctgtatatacagtatatttttaaacCCGGAGAAAAGGACTGATTCTGTTATAAAGTCTTTTTAACTAGAATGTTCTGGTCAAACAGGCAGTAGCATGAACAAGCAGGGTTTCAACAAGTAGacataaatacaatttatcttatcttacaaatcttatattaaaaaattactCCATATTTGTTGTCAGTTAACATCAAGTCGGGGTATGTAATTGCATGTAATTCAGAGAAGTTGCTTTAAATGCACCAAATCAGATTATATGCTATACGTAattgaatttttgttttaactGATTCAATCCATGAACGGAAACATACCTACATGCACTCTATCCATTTCTGGATGGACTGTTAatctggacaggaagtcagaatgAGTCCTTGAAATTGCAGCAGTAATTTCTCCTGCTTTTAGTGTCCGTCACAAGACATGGAAGAAGCTCTAGGCTGTTAGTTTGTCCGACTAAAGATTTAATTGCTCACAAATATTCAGGGGGGggatttttgtttaaaatcacCGTTAATTTATTTCCTTCATCGGCAAAAGGTACATCTTTCCCCAGTGATACTATAGTAATATAGTAGGTATACTAGGAATACTATGATATCCCTATCGGGCAAAGTCAGAGGTGCATGTACCtaggaaaaataaattatccGTGATTATGTAGAGGCTGGTCGATGTCTTATAATCAATTTTGTTTCTGAATATATCACAGTCAGAAATGATTTTGTGATACACATATAGGTGCAGCTTGTGACAGTACTTTTCCATCTCAGTAGTAGTTCAAATATGCTCATCAAAGATTTATGTTTACTGATTTCGATGAAATAGCAAATTTCAATTATAATTACATTAGTAGTCAGGgctcaaaattaactttttttcttggtagcactggtgctcccaaatttagaagttggtagcaccagcaaagactttaggagcacctacccaaaagcaaggcagtgacggagcgatagagacgctccgtccatctccgttctgcGTGCCTCtgtccctcgcccaggagagcagccgcagctgtgctctcattgtttcctggcaggactgcaggagcgcggtctcacaaaaaaaggcacaccagattttttcccctagtcgtaccggtgctcccaaatactgtatacttaagagtcgcactgataaaaatttgggcgcatatgcaaccaaaatggtcgcaatttcgagccctggtaTTATATTGCTTCAGAAAAGATTTAGTTGAAGCGCATTTTGTTTGTCATGAGCAACAGTTTTGCGTGTCTGTGTTTTCTCCCAGGCGCCCTCTTTGCCTCGGTCGCATGTGTGGAGAGTCTGTCGTTGCTGGTCAGCATTAGCCTCTTTAACTCCCTCTACCCAGCCACACGATACTTCATGAAGGGCTTCATCTTCCTGTTTGCTGCCATGATTCTCTTTATCCCCTCTGGAATAATTGGGTGAGTTTGCTAACTGGTTTAATTGACTTCATTAATAAGCACATCAAAACTTTTATTGTGTCTTTATAACACAATCCTTTATCTTTCCAGGACCCTGCAGATTTTAGACCAGAGGAGGACCAATGGGATTCCACAGCACCCTGACTTAAGGTCAACCCAGTCCATGAAATGAACATCTCTGACACAGAAACGTCCATCTGTGAAGGGAGTAATATATGTAATACGTCCATCTTAATCAAAGGGAGCTGACGACTGTTTGCTGGATTAGCAATGGGATTGTTTTAACTACCCACACCGGACAAGTGAAGACCAAAGGATGATGAATCAACTTTGTGCCTGACATCACCCTCAGGAGTGGCTTTGTCAAAAACATAGCCTTCCAAAAATGATTTATTGTGTGCTTAGACTTTGTGATTTTCTTATAAATTTCCAGTATGGCATGAATGATGAGTGCCAATGAAAtgtacattgtttttttgtaaattaatttcCATAGCCTTAAGAATTACACTAAAGGCTTAGTGTCAGTTTGAGACCCTTACAAATCCAAACATCAGTTGCTGATATCTATCACttatgtaacataaatgttttcagaAGGGAATTCATTCACAAATGATAAATAACCTGACTCGGGTATGTGGTCTAACTTTAGTTGTAATCAGTAAGTGACGGGCTATCTTATAGATTTGGTAAACTGATTATATTTTTGaaagcagcatttttatatGAAAGATGAATGGAACAAACCTATAAAAACAGGAGTACAAGGGTATGATGAGGAAAGGGATATACCTATGTGTTCACGTAATCTGAATTTTTTCCCGTTTTCCAGCTGCTAAATGTTTACCTGTTGGACTCGTTTCCAGCGCATTGTGGTCCACACAtagacaaccactcatgcactcACACGTACGGTCAGttttcacctaaattgcatgtttttggaggtgggagaaagccagagagcccacacagacatggggagaacatacaatcTCCACATGGAAAGGAATCAAACTCGGAACTTTATTGTTttgaggcgacagcgttactGCACCATCATGTTGCCCTTTATATGGTTGAATAATTAACAGTTTTAATTTAACAAGCCTGGCCATGGTCGAAGTATTTAAATTTCCTGTCACTAACAGCATACACTACAAGTGTATTTATACTCAGTTTTGATGATAGTACCTTTAAATAATGTTGTGAAAGAGGTATTTGCTCTGTATTTTGCTCCTTGTCTGTTAACATCTGCATTGGAAATCACTGTTCCTCTGTGTCAGCAGGAAGTCGACAGATTTGCTAACACAGCAAAACTTCAACCATGTGCAGAACCACAAGATATAAACTATCTTTTGTTTCTAAATTGTCCCAGAGCGAGAATGTGAACTCATTGACTTATGTAGTATTTTACTTTATGAAAACCGTAATGACTTAAAAACAAACCAAGGtgcgctgctgctgttgttcaaTTGTCTCTCACTTTGTCTTTAATTCGCTGACTGACTTCATCTGTCGACACCTTGTTGAGTTTCTGCACCGTTTTTCCTGATGGGGTAGAAACATCCTATCAGCCGCTTACAGACTCAGAAGCTGATGTTCATTCTGGAACCGATCCACACCAGCATTCCCTGCTGATTGCAGGCTGTTCCCAGTCTCAAAACCACCTCTCACCAGTCCAAAACACCTGGTCCGGACAGGGCCACCTCGCTGAACTGCAGCAATTAGCTGTCCATCAGGAAGCTCCACAAGACTTTAGGCTGAGCACCTGGTGGATATCAGGGGAAACCAGAAAGCTTCTTCCAGAGAACacaattttttctgtttgtagttCTTGTGGTAGATCAAACTCGCTCAACCCAGGGATCCATATTGGAATAAGTTGCATCAGGACATGTCATATATGTTTACAATGAAAGAGAAATAGTTTAACTGTTTAgtggtttaattttttaaatttttttaataggTTCTATACGATaagaaaaattgtgtttgtgacaataataaatatgaCAAACTGCTTCAGTGTTTAATTCAATATATTATAAACTATCAGATCAACATTGGAGAAAATATATAGGTAAGATCACATAGTAACCCTGTATTATGACATCTGCTTCTGTCACCTGTAAGGAAACCTTAACATTAGCTGACCTAATGACCCTTAATAACTCAGTGACCACTTGAGGGAATGCTTTTATTACTGGTAAATACTATGGGTTCTGAAGGCAATACATGCCAAGTcgcttggttttttttgtgagcTTGGTTGAGTCTGAAGCAACCCTTGTGACCAGGTGCTACAATCAGTTCATAACAGATTCATGTGGGGAACTAGTTCTGATGATCTGGCAAGGTACACACTACTGGTTCAACTTATTTGTGCTGATTGTTATCACTGGCATAGACATCAATGACCTAATTCTCCAGGAAAAGTTAATTTAGCATGTTTTGATTTGTTCTTAGACTTTGTAAATCTCAACCCTTGGCTTGCTACATAGCGTCACGCTTGAATCAACCTCATGAACAATACAGGATACACAGTTGTTCAGCTCTTTTTAGTTCATACAGAATTTCCATGTGTTTCACTAATCAGGAGCAGACACAACaatctgacccacggtaaacaggcagtacaacaggcagtacaacacagacagtacaaaacaggtagtacaacacaggcaggacaacacaggcagtacaacacaggcagtacaacacaggcagtacatcacagtacagcacgaagtattagatgaaacacaagggatggtaaacatctctatacactccttaatcccgtaggggaagtaaCGTGTGcgctgagttgatggggggagagagagataggtagtcaggtgctggggacagggcagggcagtgtgagggtagagttcagagctgtggcagggggcagagcagggagggagttgagcctcctgaccgcctggtgaaagaaactgtccttgagcctgctggttctggcccgcaggctctgcagtctcctacctgatggcagcaggctgaaaaggctgtgagaggggtgggtgggatcacctgcaatgctgatggctttgcgggtgaggcaggtgttgtaaatgtctgtgatggacgggagagagacaccagtgattttcagctgctctcacttttttggccagcgatgcggcgttgcggtcccaggacaggtcctcggagatgtgcacacccaggaacttggtgctgatgaccctttccactgcagcaccatcgatggttagtggagcatgctgagtgcgtgttctcctgaagtccacaacaatctccttcgtcttctccacattcagatggagattgttgtccttgcaccacatagccaggcggctcacctcatttctgatttttaagtctaaaaactaacaaaaaatcCTCTTGTGTAATAACAATAGCAGACAGGACACTCCAACCAACTTTTCCAGGACTGAAAACAAACTGAgatgttgaattattatttgttatttatttcattttaaatacatttaattcaataactACAGTAAAGAGTCAAAGGCTCAGACCTATTCATggtatatatttttgttatttcttgaGGCCTCGATGTGAGTGAGTTACCCGTAAACACTAAGTACAGTATAAGACCTTTTATGGATATGTTTCAGTTTTCACTTATTAAGCAGTTTCTCCAAAATTTAAAAGGTTGCAATTGCAACAATTAATTCATGCAAATTCTGCAAGATCTTGTCTATTTTGTCCTGTCACCACGTCTGGTTTTAGGAACCCAGTGGTTTAGGCGTCCAAGTCACACAGAGGCTGCCGCACTTACGTGGTATCCGTAGACATGCGCTGCACTTCTTACGTTAAGCGACAATTTGGCGACACCGTGTGGACAAGGTAAGAACTGCAATTTATAGCTTCCCTGTAAAATGTAATTCTGTCGTCAGGATCTCATTTCTTTGAAATTATGTTATATTCACATAATCTAGAACAGGTTTTAATGTGATATCACTGTTAATAAGACAAATAATCTACAGAGAACATCAATGAAAGGTGTCTAATGTATGTTACAGCTTTGTATGATAATGAAGACAACCTCTAcagacataaaacttttgcggGCCCACATcgtgttcattcattcgttcatggTCAATAACCGCTTTTCCCAAAGTAGTGGGTTGCATTTATTGTGTTCAGTTAAATGCataatttatttctataataAGGGTAATTCCTACAGGTGTAACTGATTCAGTTTTAAGAGCACAGtatgaaattaatatttatactGTAGATGTAAATTTGCTTCAAAAGTTAAGTGAGATTAACTAGCAATTATCACAATGGGCACATTGCTGAAAACAACAGAATCCTTACTCAGCCTctgtcagcacgcggttgaatggaggggaggagatgggatgtcagcctgtgctgcagtgtagtggggccaaggtgttgtaaTGTtatgatattagatagtgacgccttacattgtaaaaagggtgtaccttacccaccatgtgggcctcctgatattttcactttcactttttatttttatttatgttattttatctatctatctatctatgtatctatgtatctatgtatctatctatctatctatctatctatctatctatctatctatctatctatctatctatctatctatctatctatctatctatctatctatctatctatctatctatctatctatctatctatctatctatccatccatccatccatccatccatccatccatccatccatccatccatccatccattcatccatccatccatccatccatccatccatccatgtatctGTTAACCCAAATTAACTAGTTAACAGTTTTAACTAAGTTATTTGGGTTACTCCTCTGTCAGCGGGAAGAAAATTAAGCAATGagatttttattatatttttcatatttgtttcgtttttgaaattgtattttattgcatctaattttaaaaacacaaattggTCTATTTTTAACCTTTCAATTTTGTCATGTTCACTAGTTTTGTTacaagtatctatctatctatctatctatctatctatctatctatctatctatctatctatctatctatctatctatctatctatctatctatctatctatctatctatctatctatctatctatctatctatctatctatctatctatctatctatcctgcttcaaagcggtgacgtattgtaattgtcagcgtttgtgtgtccgtccgtttgtTTTGTTAGTCTAttcgtccatctgtccattCGTTAGTTCACAACcattgtagatagaaagatgaaacaaaaaagacatttctcGAGCAGCAAAGCGGATGAAAATTTTGTACACTCCGAAACTGGATAAGATACTTAATTCCTGgactttgttttgcttttattttttacctttgtATTGTCtatcttttttgttatttgtacaCAATTGCTCTCTTTAATTTGGATGTGTCTGCCTTTTTTCTGCCACTGGGcctaaaaaaaactgcattaatTTCAGACTGAATACCTTTAAATTTACTTTAGAATTgacttttcattctttctcaaaattaaatttatcaaTGTGATTTTGATAGGTGCAAAACATGAAAGTGAATAGAccctttaatttaaatttcttgTTTATACCAAACACGCCCTGTCCAACCATTAAGCGGGATCCCACAAACAAAAATCCCCCTAAAATACTTCTCCTTTCAAtacaagtttatttttatgagGGTTAATCCTTGGAAGGTTTccttattttctctcttttttttctttgttacatATCTATGTAAGCGTTTCTCCTCACACAGAAACTGTCAGGGACTTTGTCCGCACTTAAAACACTTAAATATCAACTCAGGTCATAaaacacagccaatcagagctgccTCCTGGGACAGAGCTGCCTCCCTTCACCTGTTCCTTTCCAAAATCCACTAAAATGATGTTCTGTCTGCCTTTCAGCCACCTGGAAGGATTATTTTGAGAAGcacaagattttttattttatttttaactcttACACTTCACTTAATAACTATGGACTGTAAGAGATTTATGTTTCTTAGAGCTCTCAATCCTGATCTTTATTCAAGACACAgacaatacatttattttcttttagagATGACCATTTTGAGATGCGTCGCATGTTTCTTCCAGTGCATTGTACCTGTCCTTGCTTTGACAGTCAGTGATGTAATTCTTCTTAGTGCCACCTGAATTGGTCAGAggtatttacattattatagaCCTAATAGAGAGTGATAGATCTGATATACCTGATATATACCGTCCTTATCTTTTTCACCTGGCACAGACATAAAAGCCCTCACCTCTTAGAGGCAGGAACAAAAAGATTAGACTTTCTGCAGATTATTACTCCTCATCATCTCTCTTATCTAGCCCCTTCTAATCATGGAAAAACACCATGTACATGTAGTGCCCTTTCTTAAGTTAATTTTCAATCTGATTTTAGGGTGATGTACAGCACATACCACTATATATACTGTGAGTTTTTACCCGTTACCGTCTCTTAGATAGTGCAGCATTTATTTCTCTCCGACTCTTCAGTACCGTCAACCACCCATCAAAACTCCTGGACCATGGCTGGATGTCATACATGGCTGTGGAGGTATAGGAATTACATTGTAATAGTCTTGGCACCGCTTTTACTTCTGCCTCTGCCGTTGATCATCCCGACCCCGGTAAGAAAAACAGATATGTCTTCCTCTCACTagattttttaaacagaatttaGACCTGCTGAACTAGTTTGTCTAACCATGAATAAAAGTAAAGGTATAGAATTAATAAATTGTTCTGTAGTGGATGATTCTTTTTTAAACTATTGCAATTTGATTCATATTACATAAGCATTATGTGAGATGACCACATGAATGATGCTTTAAAGTTGTGTACTTTTCCTATGcaaatattttctatttatgtATAAGCATAATCATTTTAGCACCTTTTTTCCCAAATCTTTtaccacaataaaataaaatatttttttgaagaaaactTACTTGAACTTTGGAGAACATCTACTTATCAGTCACTTCAATTTTAGCGTTGCCACTATCTTATTCAGCTTAATAATGCATAACTGTTTTGTATCAGATATACATAAATCACCTATAACACCCATTGATCTCCTTATATGGACACATAAATGAACAATTAACCCTTCTGAGCAAAATCTGACACATTATCTC contains:
- the LOC137596596 gene encoding proton-coupled folate transporter-like, with protein sequence MNEPDTAAILPGDGLASDDDPLTSDTGPPEDETRVVYSRSPRPPVSLTCRLPVSVEPVMFLSMFAMILQAPLSTEYLWDRLSEDIGYNRSESRSNCTNSSVPVDPLQKEVETLTAHWNLYISLAGFCLGLLVVPLLGSWSDLAGRRTVLILPNLGLALQAAFYLVVMYLKLPVGYFLVGRLLSGLMGDFNAILAGCFSHVADISDSKSLTFRMAILESCLGISGMLASIIGGQWKQAQGYINPFWLVLASYLASALYAYLFVRESVQVDPSAKLLSSRHYKTVWHLLSTGGTSVEEGGRFHRCKLWLYMLCFFLVLTVHFGSRSLYVLYELSSPLCWGPTLIGFGSAALHLVYLTSLLGLKIMQRCLVDSWLALMGLASNIAGMVVFSVADTTLLMFAGYGLCFLSMVTTPVIRSKLSKLVDPSEQGALFASVACVESLSLLVSISLFNSLYPATRYFMKGFIFLFAAMILFIPSGIIGTLQILDQRRTNGIPQHPDLRSTQSMK